From Vogesella sp. XCS3, the proteins below share one genomic window:
- a CDS encoding undecaprenyl-diphosphate phosphatase: MDFLLLAKALLLGIVEGMTEFLPVSSTGHLIVVGDLINFQNEGKVFEIAIQFGAILAVLFQYRERFVSLATGITHDAKAQRFAANLLIAFLPAAVIGLLFIKQIKAHLFNPISVATALIIGGLVILFAERRQQVARIHTVDDIRGRDALKVGLAQVIAMIPGTSRSGATIIGGMFFGLDRKVAAEFSFFLAVPTMFAATVYDLYKHRDLLSMADFPMFAVGFVAAFLSALLAVRTLVKFVANHTYEIFAWYRIVFGLVILATWYFGLVAWHV, encoded by the coding sequence GTGGATTTTCTATTGCTCGCCAAGGCGCTGCTCTTGGGTATTGTCGAGGGGATGACCGAGTTTCTGCCGGTATCCAGTACAGGCCACCTGATTGTGGTCGGGGATCTGATCAACTTCCAGAACGAAGGCAAAGTCTTCGAGATTGCTATCCAGTTTGGTGCCATTCTGGCGGTGCTGTTCCAGTACCGGGAACGTTTTGTCTCGCTCGCCACCGGCATTACCCATGATGCCAAGGCGCAGCGTTTTGCGGCCAACTTGCTGATTGCTTTTCTGCCTGCGGCGGTAATCGGGCTGCTGTTTATCAAGCAGATCAAGGCGCATCTGTTTAACCCGATCAGCGTCGCCACCGCACTGATCATCGGTGGCTTGGTGATTCTTTTTGCCGAGCGTCGTCAGCAGGTAGCGCGTATCCATACGGTGGATGATATTCGCGGCCGCGATGCCTTGAAGGTGGGGCTGGCGCAAGTGATTGCCATGATCCCGGGTACTTCCCGTTCCGGTGCTACCATCATCGGCGGCATGTTCTTTGGACTGGATCGCAAAGTAGCTGCCGAGTTTTCCTTCTTTCTGGCTGTGCCGACCATGTTTGCCGCGACTGTGTACGACCTGTACAAGCACCGCGACCTGCTATCGATGGCCGACTTCCCCATGTTTGCCGTCGGCTTTGTGGCGGCCTTCCTGAGTGCCTTGCTGGCAGTGCGTACCTTGGTCAAGTTTGTGGCCAACCATACCTATGAGATTTTTGCCTGGTATCGCATTGTGTTTGGTTTGGTGATTCTGGCGACATGGTATTTTGGCTTGGTGGCCTGGCACGTATAA
- a CDS encoding inner membrane protein YpjD gives MSEHSLLGILLLMHAAILAMPVLHDGGVRLGVGSVLSLLSWIMLLIFWTGSYFARMEGLQIFLVPLAAIGLLMAEVLPIPHTLYAIDNLAFMLHLLVSLLAYSLFAIGAMLAVLMLVQEGALHHRRFALARQMPPLLVLENLMFQTLGTGFILLTCSLASGVFFAEEVFGRAVPLSHKVIFGFLSWLVFGSLLVGRKMHGWRGRLAIRWTLAGFALLLFGYIGSKIVLEFVLHRY, from the coding sequence GTGAGCGAGCATTCCTTGCTGGGCATACTCCTGCTAATGCACGCCGCCATTCTGGCTATGCCGGTGCTGCACGATGGCGGCGTCCGTCTGGGGGTTGGTTCGGTGCTGTCCCTGCTGAGCTGGATCATGCTGCTGATTTTCTGGACCGGCAGCTACTTTGCCCGTATGGAAGGTTTGCAGATATTTTTGGTGCCTTTAGCCGCCATAGGCCTCCTGATGGCAGAAGTTTTGCCCATTCCCCACACGTTGTATGCCATCGATAACCTGGCGTTCATGCTGCATTTGCTCGTCTCTCTGCTGGCGTACAGTCTGTTCGCGATCGGTGCCATGCTGGCTGTCCTGATGCTGGTGCAGGAGGGCGCCTTGCATCACCGGCGGTTTGCCCTGGCCCGGCAGATGCCGCCGTTGCTGGTGCTGGAAAACCTGATGTTCCAGACCCTGGGCACGGGCTTTATCTTGCTGACATGCAGTCTGGCCAGCGGTGTGTTTTTTGCTGAAGAGGTGTTTGGTCGTGCGGTGCCGCTGAGCCACAAAGTCATTTTCGGCTTTTTATCCTGGTTGGTATTCGGCAGCTTGCTGGTTGGCCGCAAGATGCATGGCTGGCGCGGCCGCTTGGCCATACGCTGGACGCTGGCGGGTTTTGCACTGTTACTTTTTGGCTATATCGGTAGCAAGATAGTGCTGGAGTTTGTTTTACATCGCTATTGA
- a CDS encoding thiol:disulfide interchange protein DsbA/DsbL produces MKKWLLALMFTLTGFAHAAIVEGKDYTVLPKPQPVATPGKVEVIEFFSYHCVHCFHLEPVLAPWAKKLPANVSFRREQIVWGAQMEPLARLFATFNATKTLDKLHAPALKAMVEQKINLADEAALGKWLATQPGVNVTAFMQTYKSFGINAQVGRASKMTRDYAIQGTPTIVVAGKYATMAAEPARLLQVVDELIIKARGK; encoded by the coding sequence ATGAAGAAGTGGTTGCTTGCCCTGATGTTTACCCTTACCGGCTTTGCCCATGCCGCGATTGTGGAAGGTAAAGACTACACGGTTCTGCCCAAGCCCCAACCGGTGGCGACGCCTGGCAAAGTGGAGGTGATCGAGTTCTTCTCTTATCACTGCGTACATTGCTTCCATCTGGAGCCGGTATTGGCGCCTTGGGCCAAAAAGCTGCCTGCCAATGTAAGCTTCCGTCGTGAGCAGATTGTCTGGGGTGCGCAGATGGAGCCGCTGGCCCGTCTGTTTGCTACCTTTAATGCCACCAAGACCCTGGACAAGCTGCATGCCCCGGCACTGAAGGCCATGGTAGAGCAAAAGATCAACCTGGCTGACGAAGCTGCACTGGGCAAGTGGCTGGCAACACAGCCTGGCGTGAACGTCACGGCCTTCATGCAGACGTATAAATCTTTTGGTATCAATGCCCAGGTTGGCCGCGCTAGTAAAATGACCCGCGACTATGCTATCCAGGGTACCCCTACCATTGTCGTGGCCGGCAAGTACGCTACCATGGCAGCCGAGCCTGCCCGCCTGTTGCAGGTTGTTGATGAGCTGATCATCAAGGCGCGCGGCAAGTAA
- a CDS encoding RimK family alpha-L-glutamate ligase encodes MQYDIVVLTDHALLQQDENDWYSRQVHLEDGLVASALAKLGLKVGRKDWAEYGYDWAQCRAAVFRTTWDYFHRFDEFAPWLAKVSQTTRLFNEAGLIHWNLDKHYLADLQLAGINTVPTCYIEVGDTRTLSQALTQSGWQEAILKPVISGAARHTYRLQADGAAALECTFAELIQQEAMMLQPFQHDILTQGELSLMVIDGQYTHAIRKTAKAGDFRVQDDHGGTVHRYEASAEEIRFAEAAVAAVPFDVLYARVDMVRDNRGQLAIMELEMIEPELFFRFKPEAADLLAAGIARRLAN; translated from the coding sequence ATGCAATACGATATCGTTGTCCTGACCGACCACGCCTTACTGCAGCAAGATGAAAACGATTGGTACAGCCGCCAGGTTCATCTGGAAGATGGTCTGGTAGCAAGCGCACTGGCAAAGCTAGGCCTGAAGGTTGGCCGCAAAGACTGGGCAGAATACGGCTATGACTGGGCACAATGCCGAGCCGCCGTGTTTCGTACTACCTGGGATTACTTTCACCGCTTTGACGAATTTGCCCCCTGGCTAGCCAAAGTCAGCCAGACCACCCGCCTTTTCAACGAGGCCGGGCTGATCCACTGGAACCTCGACAAGCATTATCTAGCCGACTTGCAACTAGCCGGTATCAATACCGTGCCTACCTGCTATATCGAAGTGGGCGATACCCGCACACTGTCACAAGCACTAACCCAGAGCGGCTGGCAAGAAGCCATCCTGAAACCGGTGATTTCCGGTGCCGCCCGCCATACCTACCGGCTACAAGCCGATGGTGCCGCCGCACTGGAGTGCACTTTTGCCGAGCTTATCCAGCAGGAAGCCATGATGCTGCAGCCGTTCCAGCACGACATCCTGACGCAAGGCGAGCTGTCACTGATGGTCATCGACGGCCAGTACACCCACGCCATACGCAAAACAGCCAAAGCGGGTGACTTCCGCGTGCAGGACGACCATGGCGGTACCGTGCACCGTTACGAGGCCAGCGCCGAGGAAATCCGCTTCGCCGAAGCTGCAGTGGCAGCCGTACCGTTTGATGTGCTGTACGCCCGGGTGGACATGGTGCGCGACAACCGCGGCCAACTTGCCATCATGGAGCTGGAAATGATTGAACCCGAGCTGTTCTTCCGGTTCAAACCGGAAGCAGCCGACCTACTGGCCGCGGGTATTGCGCGCCGGCTGGCCAACTGA
- a CDS encoding porin has protein sequence MKKLIVLATLAALPAVAMADVTISGVVGVGIQNTKTGSAGSVNDMNRAAGEVKFAGSEDLGNGLKAVWQVANRIDPAYDEKTNAWGGRDTFVGVKGSFGQVRFGNVSNPTNSGFSGNADVFTVIGLHGDGSYKDGEARLAHSIRFDSAEVAGLKVAISQQLKEGSGQAVAANATSYSSGLGISYAAGPVTLIYSGTSKKNGTVAGVTDKTNQFTAQASLGDVGLNFGYGDAKANTGVNQTKKRGYGISATYAMGAVTPMVGYWKQNDSKKGGVSQKDGFNVFSASVDYALSKRTNAGVEFQKQSETVTGKNDKKRTAAVYLVHSF, from the coding sequence ATGAAGAAGCTGATCGTACTGGCTACTCTGGCTGCTCTGCCGGCTGTTGCAATGGCTGACGTTACTATCTCCGGCGTTGTTGGCGTTGGTATCCAAAACACCAAAACTGGTTCCGCTGGCTCCGTTAACGACATGAACCGCGCTGCCGGTGAAGTGAAGTTCGCTGGTTCCGAAGATCTGGGTAACGGCCTGAAAGCTGTATGGCAAGTTGCTAACCGTATCGACCCTGCTTACGACGAAAAAACCAACGCCTGGGGCGGTCGTGACACTTTCGTTGGTGTTAAAGGCTCCTTCGGTCAAGTTCGCTTCGGTAACGTAAGCAACCCAACCAACTCCGGTTTCTCCGGTAACGCTGATGTGTTCACCGTAATCGGTCTGCACGGCGACGGTTCCTACAAAGATGGCGAAGCACGTCTGGCTCACTCCATCCGCTTTGACTCCGCTGAAGTTGCTGGTCTGAAAGTAGCGATCTCCCAACAGCTGAAAGAAGGTTCCGGCCAAGCTGTTGCTGCTAACGCCACTTCCTACTCCAGCGGCCTGGGCATTAGCTACGCTGCTGGTCCTGTGACCCTGATTTACTCCGGTACTTCCAAAAAGAACGGTACTGTTGCTGGTGTTACCGACAAAACCAACCAGTTCACCGCTCAGGCTTCCCTGGGTGATGTTGGCCTGAACTTCGGTTACGGCGATGCCAAAGCAAACACTGGCGTAAACCAGACCAAAAAACGTGGCTACGGTATCAGCGCTACCTACGCAATGGGTGCTGTTACTCCGATGGTCGGCTACTGGAAACAGAACGACAGCAAAAAAGGTGGCGTTTCCCAGAAAGACGGCTTCAACGTGTTCTCGGCTAGCGTAGACTACGCTCTGTCCAAGCGCACCAACGCTGGCGTTGAGTTCCAGAAGCAGTCCGAGACTGTAACTGGCAAAAACGACAAGAAGCGTACTGCCGCTGTTTACCTGGTACACAGCTTCTAA
- the ffh gene encoding signal recognition particle protein codes for MLDNLTSRLTSALKTLRGQARISETNIQDALREVRMALLEADVALPVVKTFISQVKERALGQEVLGSLTPSQALIGVVNEELVKLMGEKNDALNLAAVPPAIILMAGLQGAGKTTTVGKLSKLLKDTQKKKILVVSADVYRPAAIEQLKTLAEQVGVEWFPSAGDQKPLAIAQAALDYAKRHFFDVLMVDTAGRLAIDEAMMAEIKELHAFLKPVETLFVVDAMQGQDAVNTAQAFNEALPLTGVVLTKMDGDSRGGAALSVRHITGKPIKFIGVGEKISGLEPFHPDRLASRILGMGDVLSLIEDVQKGIDQDEAAKMAKKLKSGKGFDLEDFKAQMQQMKKMGGMTSLLEKMPGEIGQLAKGVQGAEAEKSMRRIEGIINSMTMEERRKPELIKASRKRRIANGSGVSVQEVNRLLAQFEQTQKMMKAFSSKGGIMKLMKGMKGMLPGM; via the coding sequence ATGCTTGACAACCTTACCTCACGCCTCACCAGTGCGCTGAAAACCTTGCGCGGTCAGGCACGGATCTCGGAAACGAATATACAGGATGCCCTGCGCGAAGTGCGCATGGCGCTGCTGGAGGCCGATGTCGCCCTGCCGGTGGTAAAAACCTTCATCAGCCAGGTGAAAGAACGGGCCCTAGGCCAAGAGGTTCTGGGCAGCCTGACCCCAAGCCAGGCGCTGATCGGCGTGGTGAATGAAGAGCTGGTCAAGCTGATGGGCGAGAAAAACGACGCCCTGAACCTGGCCGCCGTACCACCCGCCATTATCCTGATGGCCGGCCTGCAGGGCGCCGGTAAAACCACCACCGTCGGCAAGCTGTCCAAACTGCTGAAAGACACCCAGAAGAAAAAGATTCTGGTGGTGTCTGCCGACGTGTACCGCCCTGCTGCCATCGAGCAGCTGAAAACCCTGGCTGAACAAGTTGGGGTGGAGTGGTTCCCGTCTGCCGGCGACCAAAAACCGCTGGCCATTGCCCAGGCGGCGCTGGACTACGCCAAACGCCATTTCTTTGACGTGCTGATGGTGGATACCGCCGGCCGCTTGGCCATTGACGAAGCCATGATGGCTGAAATCAAGGAGCTGCACGCTTTCCTGAAACCGGTAGAAACCCTGTTTGTGGTAGATGCCATGCAGGGCCAGGATGCTGTCAACACGGCCCAGGCTTTCAACGAAGCGCTGCCACTGACCGGCGTAGTGCTGACCAAGATGGACGGCGACTCGCGCGGTGGTGCCGCGCTGTCGGTGCGTCATATCACGGGCAAACCGATCAAGTTTATCGGTGTAGGCGAGAAAATCAGCGGCCTGGAGCCCTTCCACCCAGACCGTCTGGCTAGCCGCATTCTGGGCATGGGCGATGTGCTATCGCTGATTGAAGACGTGCAAAAAGGCATAGACCAGGACGAAGCCGCCAAAATGGCGAAAAAGCTGAAATCCGGCAAAGGCTTCGACCTGGAAGACTTCAAGGCCCAGATGCAGCAAATGAAGAAAATGGGCGGCATGACCAGCCTGCTGGAAAAAATGCCAGGTGAAATCGGCCAGCTCGCCAAGGGCGTGCAGGGTGCCGAGGCTGAAAAATCCATGCGCCGCATCGAGGGCATCATCAACTCGATGACCATGGAAGAGCGCCGCAAGCCCGAGCTGATCAAAGCCAGCCGCAAACGCCGTATTGCCAACGGTTCCGGCGTGTCGGTACAAGAAGTAAACCGCTTGCTGGCCCAGTTCGAACAGACACAGAAAATGATGAAAGCCTTTTCCTCCAAAGGCGGCATCATGAAACTGATGAAGGGCATGAAAGGCATGCTACCTGGCATGTAA
- a CDS encoding ComEA family DNA-binding protein — MKKWIIGLFAMLMSVAALAAVNINTATQQELETLKGIGPVKAKAIIDYRAKNGPFKSQADLVNVPGIGEKTVEKLKADLAVSGSTNAAAAKVAAKGATSTAAPATAQQAAKPAKAAANAATPAAAKKP; from the coding sequence ATGAAGAAATGGATTATTGGCCTGTTTGCCATGCTGATGTCGGTAGCCGCCCTGGCCGCGGTGAACATCAACACGGCGACTCAGCAAGAGCTGGAAACCCTGAAGGGTATTGGCCCGGTAAAAGCCAAGGCCATTATTGACTACCGAGCCAAAAATGGACCTTTCAAAAGCCAGGCGGATCTGGTGAATGTGCCAGGCATCGGCGAGAAAACGGTAGAAAAGCTCAAAGCTGATCTGGCCGTGAGTGGTAGCACGAATGCTGCGGCAGCTAAAGTCGCAGCCAAAGGTGCAACAAGCACTGCAGCACCCGCCACGGCACAGCAAGCAGCTAAACCTGCCAAGGCTGCAGCAAATGCTGCTACGCCTGCTGCCGCCAAAAAACCCTAA
- the purB gene encoding adenylosuccinate lyase has translation MNLTTLTALSPLDGRYSGQAEPLRTIFSEYGLMKARIKVELEWLKMLAAEPGIEEVKPFSDATIREIDDVIANFSIQHGEEVKAIEARTNHDVKAIEYWLKERLSGNPEVMAASEFIHFACTSEDINNLSHALMLKTARNTVMLPALDEVITKLSQLAHDQAAVPMMCRTHGQPATPSTMGKELANVVYRLKRQREQLVKQELLGKINGAVGNYNAHIVAYPNVDWESLAGRFVSGLGLTFNPYTIQIEPHDYMAELYQTLSRVNTILIDLDRDIWGYISLGYFKQKVKKDEVGSSTMPHKVNPIDFENSEGNFGLANAILQHLAEKLPVSRWQRDLTDSTVLRNMGVGFGYTLLGFKALMKGLNKLEINPAMLTSDLDATWELLAEPIQTVMRRYGVPNPYEQLKELTRGKDGVTRDTLAAFIKGLEIPEAEKVRLLALSPDSYLGKAEELARRI, from the coding sequence ATGAACCTGACCACGCTGACCGCCCTTTCCCCGCTCGATGGCCGCTATTCCGGCCAAGCCGAACCGCTGCGCACCATCTTCTCCGAATACGGCCTGATGAAAGCCCGTATCAAGGTAGAGCTGGAGTGGCTGAAAATGCTGGCTGCCGAGCCGGGCATCGAGGAGGTAAAGCCGTTCTCTGACGCCACCATCCGCGAAATCGACGATGTCATCGCCAACTTCTCCATCCAGCACGGCGAAGAAGTCAAAGCCATCGAAGCACGCACCAACCACGACGTAAAAGCCATCGAGTACTGGCTGAAAGAGCGCCTGTCCGGCAACCCGGAAGTGATGGCTGCCAGCGAGTTCATCCACTTCGCTTGCACCTCGGAAGATATCAACAACCTCAGCCACGCCCTGATGCTGAAAACCGCGCGCAATACCGTGATGCTGCCGGCGCTGGACGAGGTGATCACCAAGCTGAGCCAGCTGGCACACGACCAGGCTGCCGTACCGATGATGTGCCGCACCCACGGCCAACCTGCCACCCCGTCCACCATGGGTAAAGAGCTGGCCAACGTGGTTTACCGCCTGAAGCGCCAGCGCGAGCAGCTGGTAAAACAGGAACTGCTGGGCAAAATCAACGGCGCCGTGGGCAACTACAACGCCCACATCGTGGCCTACCCGAACGTCGACTGGGAAAGCCTGGCAGGCCGTTTTGTCAGCGGCCTGGGTCTCACCTTCAACCCGTACACCATCCAGATCGAGCCGCACGACTACATGGCCGAGCTGTACCAGACCCTGAGCCGCGTGAATACCATCCTGATCGACCTGGACCGCGACATCTGGGGCTATATCTCGCTGGGTTACTTCAAGCAGAAGGTAAAAAAAGACGAAGTGGGCAGCTCCACTATGCCGCACAAGGTGAACCCGATCGACTTCGAAAACTCGGAAGGCAACTTCGGCCTGGCCAACGCCATCCTGCAGCATCTGGCAGAAAAGCTGCCGGTGTCCCGCTGGCAGCGTGACCTGACCGACTCCACCGTATTGCGCAATATGGGCGTGGGCTTTGGTTACACCCTGCTGGGCTTCAAGGCACTGATGAAAGGCCTGAACAAGCTGGAAATCAACCCGGCCATGCTGACATCCGACCTGGACGCCACCTGGGAGCTACTGGCCGAACCGATCCAGACCGTGATGCGCCGTTACGGCGTACCTAACCCGTACGAGCAGCTGAAAGAGCTGACCCGTGGCAAAGACGGTGTCACCCGTGACACCTTGGCAGCATTCATCAAAGGCCTGGAGATTCCAGAGGCAGAGAAAGTACGCCTGCTGGCGCTGAGCCCGGATAGCTACCTGGGTAAGGCAGAAGAGCTGGCTCGCCGCATCTGA
- a CDS encoding YifB family Mg chelatase-like AAA ATPase: MSLAVCLSRALAGISAPEVAVEVHLANGLPAFTLVGLPDTEVKESRERVRAAIIQSGFDFPARRITVNLAPADLPKESGRFDLPIAVALLAADGQLPLDVLSGYELAGELGLGGELRPVRGALAMVAAARSSGRRFILPRSSAIEASLVQGVEIYAADSLVEVCAHLSGISLLERTVYPEGWQGQVVYPDLDEVKGQGLPKLALEVAAAGGHSLLMQGPPGTGKSMLAARLPGILPAMSQDEALESAAVQSLGSQGFDVRLWCVRPYRHPHHTASAVALVGGGSDPRPGEITLAHHGVLFLDELPEFDRKVLEVLREPLETGEIHISRAARQVCYPARFQLLAAMNPCPCGYLGHARRTCRCTPEQVLRYRGKLSGPLLDRFDLMVEVGSLSLDELQTLPAGESSARVRERVDAARQCQWQRQGKSNASLQAAELALHCALSPVLQQQLNQLLEKLDLSARAYHRVLRVARTLADLAGSQEVSRQHILQAVQFRRGLAGFAAGK; encoded by the coding sequence ATGTCGCTCGCGGTCTGCTTGAGCCGCGCGCTTGCCGGCATCAGTGCACCCGAGGTGGCGGTCGAAGTGCACCTGGCTAACGGCCTGCCCGCCTTTACCCTGGTAGGGTTGCCGGATACCGAGGTAAAGGAAAGTCGCGAACGGGTGCGCGCTGCGATCATCCAGTCCGGTTTTGATTTTCCGGCCCGTCGCATTACGGTGAATCTGGCGCCTGCCGACTTACCGAAAGAGTCGGGCCGTTTTGATTTACCCATTGCTGTGGCATTGTTGGCCGCAGATGGCCAGCTGCCACTAGATGTGTTGTCCGGCTACGAATTGGCCGGTGAGCTTGGTTTGGGCGGGGAGCTCAGGCCTGTTCGTGGTGCATTGGCCATGGTGGCGGCGGCACGTAGTAGTGGCAGGCGCTTTATCCTGCCCAGAAGTAGTGCAATAGAGGCGTCCTTGGTGCAGGGGGTCGAGATCTATGCTGCGGATAGCTTGGTAGAAGTTTGTGCACATCTATCAGGCATCAGCCTGCTGGAACGCACCGTTTATCCCGAGGGATGGCAAGGCCAGGTGGTTTATCCCGATCTGGACGAGGTGAAAGGTCAGGGCTTGCCCAAGCTGGCATTGGAAGTGGCCGCTGCCGGTGGGCATAGCCTGTTGATGCAGGGCCCTCCGGGTACGGGGAAGTCCATGTTGGCCGCACGCTTGCCCGGCATTTTGCCGGCAATGAGCCAAGATGAGGCGCTAGAGAGTGCTGCTGTGCAGTCTTTGGGCAGCCAAGGCTTTGATGTGCGTTTATGGTGCGTTAGGCCCTATCGGCACCCGCATCACACCGCTTCCGCGGTGGCGTTGGTGGGCGGCGGGTCAGATCCGCGCCCGGGCGAGATCACGCTGGCGCATCATGGCGTACTGTTTCTGGATGAATTGCCCGAGTTTGACCGCAAAGTGCTGGAGGTCTTACGGGAACCTCTTGAGACTGGAGAGATTCATATATCCCGTGCCGCGCGTCAGGTGTGTTATCCGGCCAGGTTCCAGCTGTTGGCCGCCATGAACCCTTGCCCTTGTGGCTACCTGGGGCATGCGCGTCGCACTTGCCGCTGTACGCCGGAGCAGGTTTTGCGCTATCGGGGTAAACTGTCGGGTCCGTTGCTGGACAGGTTTGATTTGATGGTAGAAGTCGGGTCGCTCTCGCTTGACGAGTTGCAGACGTTACCCGCTGGCGAGTCTAGCGCGCGGGTGCGTGAGCGGGTAGATGCCGCCCGGCAGTGTCAGTGGCAGCGTCAGGGCAAGAGCAATGCCAGTTTGCAAGCTGCCGAGCTCGCTTTGCACTGTGCCTTGTCGCCAGTCTTGCAGCAGCAGCTCAATCAGCTACTGGAAAAACTGGATTTGTCAGCCCGTGCGTATCACCGCGTATTGCGTGTGGCGCGCACACTGGCCGATCTGGCGGGAAGCCAGGAAGTGTCACGCCAGCATATCCTGCAGGCGGTACAGTTCCGGCGAGGGTTGGCCGGCTTTGCCGCGGGCAAGTAA
- a CDS encoding SPOR domain-containing protein yields the protein MTGVLVGLIVGVGIAVGMTMYLNRASTPFSNLEKMQGKEEASLPAAELLEPGAKLATTAAPVPVPAPVAVPAVVPASAPVAAVPAKPAPADADGQRFDFYKILPGQQEAIQQDGKPADAAQPPALPRLFLQAGAFQSESDADNMKAKLALMGVEAKIQSLNLPEKGLVHRVRIGPFERQEDVDALKARLRQEGVDASLVKLPAK from the coding sequence ATGACTGGCGTGCTGGTAGGGCTAATTGTCGGTGTGGGTATTGCCGTAGGCATGACCATGTACCTGAATCGTGCCTCTACGCCTTTCAGTAATCTCGAAAAGATGCAGGGCAAAGAGGAAGCCTCTTTGCCTGCTGCCGAGCTGCTTGAGCCGGGTGCCAAGCTTGCCACTACGGCTGCACCGGTACCTGTGCCCGCGCCGGTAGCGGTGCCGGCTGTGGTGCCGGCCTCGGCACCTGTTGCTGCGGTACCAGCAAAGCCAGCGCCGGCGGATGCGGACGGGCAGCGCTTTGATTTCTACAAGATTCTTCCTGGTCAGCAGGAAGCTATCCAGCAGGATGGCAAGCCGGCAGATGCGGCGCAGCCCCCAGCGCTGCCACGCCTGTTCTTGCAGGCCGGCGCTTTCCAGTCGGAAAGCGATGCAGACAATATGAAAGCCAAGCTGGCATTGATGGGGGTGGAAGCCAAGATCCAGTCGCTTAACCTGCCCGAAAAAGGCTTGGTACACCGTGTGCGTATCGGGCCATTCGAGCGTCAGGAAGATGTCGATGCATTGAAGGCCCGCCTGCGTCAGGAAGGTGTTGACGCGTCGCTTGTAAAATTACCTGCTAAATAA
- a CDS encoding deoxyribodipyrimidine photo-lyase, whose translation MTLSKSLIWFRRDLRLADNAALFEACTHADMVYGVFVFDSTILAQLPSDDARLGFIHHAVNELKQALQARGGDLLVLHGDPATLIPAQAHALGCQSVYANRDYEPYARSRDAQVASQLAQLGSTLVLCKDQVIVECDELLTGQNKPYTVFTPYMRAWRKRFHAGLVQPYPDTGKACWGKPDAAISPMPMLDELGFGPSSITPAANPGRDAGLDLLTRFTRKLPHYHTLRDFPGEPGVSGLSVHLRFGTVSVREAVALAISQENEGASCWLNELIWREFYQQLLWHFPHAATESFKPAYQSLQFPGERSWFEAWCEGRTGYPIVDAAMCQLNQTGYMHNRLRMIVASFLVKDLLIDWRWGEAYFAAKLMDFDLAANNGGWQWAASTGCDAQPYFRIFNPVSQSEKFDPEGKFIRRYLPQLAALDNKQIHAPWLAKQLPLGFILGETYPEPIVDHAVQRERALALFGKQD comes from the coding sequence ATGACTCTATCGAAATCACTAATCTGGTTCCGGCGCGACTTGCGCCTGGCCGATAATGCCGCGCTGTTCGAAGCCTGTACTCACGCTGACATGGTGTATGGCGTGTTTGTCTTTGACAGCACAATACTGGCACAGCTGCCGAGTGACGATGCGCGGCTGGGCTTTATCCACCACGCCGTTAACGAGCTCAAGCAGGCACTGCAAGCCCGCGGTGGCGACCTTCTGGTTTTGCACGGGGATCCCGCCACCCTAATCCCTGCTCAAGCGCACGCCCTAGGTTGCCAATCCGTATACGCGAATCGTGATTACGAGCCCTACGCCCGCAGCAGGGATGCACAAGTCGCCAGCCAGCTGGCGCAGCTCGGCAGTACATTGGTTTTGTGTAAGGATCAGGTCATTGTTGAGTGCGACGAGCTGCTCACCGGGCAAAACAAACCCTACACGGTGTTTACACCGTATATGCGCGCCTGGCGGAAACGCTTCCACGCCGGTTTAGTGCAACCTTACCCGGATACAGGAAAAGCATGCTGGGGCAAGCCTGACGCGGCCATCTCACCCATGCCCATGCTGGATGAATTAGGATTCGGCCCGTCATCGATCACCCCAGCGGCCAACCCCGGGCGTGATGCCGGGCTGGACTTGCTGACTCGCTTTACCCGCAAACTGCCGCATTACCATACCCTGCGCGACTTTCCTGGCGAACCCGGCGTATCCGGCCTGTCTGTTCACCTACGTTTTGGCACCGTATCGGTAAGAGAAGCCGTAGCCCTCGCCATTTCACAAGAAAACGAAGGCGCCAGCTGCTGGCTCAACGAACTGATCTGGCGCGAGTTCTACCAGCAATTGCTATGGCACTTTCCGCATGCGGCAACGGAAAGCTTCAAGCCTGCGTATCAGTCGCTGCAGTTTCCAGGGGAGCGCAGCTGGTTCGAAGCCTGGTGTGAAGGACGCACCGGCTACCCTATCGTGGATGCGGCAATGTGCCAGCTGAACCAGACCGGCTACATGCACAACCGACTACGCATGATTGTGGCCAGTTTTCTGGTGAAGGACTTGCTGATTGACTGGCGCTGGGGCGAGGCCTATTTTGCCGCCAAACTAATGGACTTTGATCTTGCGGCCAACAATGGTGGCTGGCAGTGGGCGGCCTCTACAGGCTGTGATGCGCAGCCTTACTTCCGTATCTTCAACCCGGTAAGCCAATCGGAAAAGTTTGACCCGGAAGGGAAGTTCATCCGGCGCTATCTGCCCCAGTTGGCCGCACTGGATAACAAGCAAATCCATGCCCCCTGGCTGGCCAAGCAGCTTCCCTTGGGCTTTATCCTGGGCGAAACATATCCGGAGCCCATCGTTGACCACGCCGTGCAACGGGAACGGGCACTGGCGCTGTTTGGCAAGCAAGATTAG